From the Ralstonia wenshanensis genome, the window TGACGGTCTCGTCGCCGACAAGATGCCCGGCTTCGATGGTGAGAATGCGGCTGCAACGTGCCGCGACGGAGCGGTCGTGCGTCACCAGCACCAGCGTGGAGCCGGCACTGCGGTTGAGTTCGAACATCAGCGCGATCACGGCCTCGCCCGTGGCGGTGTCGAGGCTACCCGTCGGTTCATCGGCAAAGAGAATGTCGGGCTCGGTCACGAACGCGCGTGCCAGGGCCACGCGCTGCTGCTCGCCCCCCGACAGTGTCTTCGGATAGTGCGACAGCCGTGCCCCGAGGCCAACGCGCTCCAGCAGAACGGTGGCGCGACGGCGCATTTCGGCGGTGCTGACATCGCCACGCAACTCCAACGGCAGCATCACGTTCTCGAGTGCCGTCAGATGGGGCAGCAGCTGAAAGGATTGGAAGACAAAGCCCACGTGGCTGCCGCGCACGCCTGCACGGCCATCCTCATCCAACTTGAACAGGTCGTTGCCCAGCAGCTTGACCGAACCCGACGTCGGCAAGTCCAGGCCTGCGAGCAACCCAAGCAGCGTCGATTTGCCCGAACCGGAAGCGCCAACAATCGCCAATGTCTCACCCCTTTCCACACGGAAGGCAACATCGCTCAGAATAGGCAACTCACCGGTGGCATCGCGCACAGTCTTGTGCAGCGAATCGACTTCAATCACCCAGGTAGCGGAAGACGACATGATTGGACTGGTAGGTAGTAGAAGACGCAGCGTGAAGTCACTTGTAGCAGCGCTTGGCTGCGCAGTGTTCGGCATGCTGCCACTCGCGCAGACGGCTGCAGCACAAGGCGCGCCGGCATCGCATCGCGTGGTGGTGCTGGGCGACAGCCTGTCGGCGGGATACGGCCTTGCGCAAGGCACAGGCTGGGTTGCGTTGCTCGACAAGCGCCTCAAAGAACGGAAGCCCGATTATAGCGTCG encodes:
- a CDS encoding ABC transporter ATP-binding protein, with the translated sequence MSSSATWVIEVDSLHKTVRDATGELPILSDVAFRVERGETLAIVGASGSGKSTLLGLLAGLDLPTSGSVKLLGNDLFKLDEDGRAGVRGSHVGFVFQSFQLLPHLTALENVMLPLELRGDVSTAEMRRRATVLLERVGLGARLSHYPKTLSGGEQQRVALARAFVTEPDILFADEPTGSLDTATGEAVIALMFELNRSAGSTLVLVTHDRSVAARCSRILTIEAGHLVGDETVTEL